In Parabacteroides timonensis, the genomic stretch CTTATTGATTCCCCGATCAAAACTCGTCTGTGCTCGCACCCCCGTCAGGCTTTTGGCAATCGTCCCCAGATAGGTAGAACGCCCGGTAGCAAACACCACGCCTATCGCCGATCCGCTCACCACATTCGACCCCATGAAGCAGATATCATCCAGCTCGACCACACTGCCTGTCCGGTGCGTCCTGTTCCCCAGTTCCGCTCTTTTCTCTATGGCATCCGACTCGCCCGTCAACGACGACTGGCTGACAAACAAATCCTTAGATTCCACAATACGGATATCGGCAGGCACCATATCTCCGGCAGCCAGGTAAACGATATCTCCCAGCACAAGTTCAGCAATATTCACTTCCTGCCCGTCTTTTGCACCCAGACGATAGACGGTAGCCGTATTCTTCACCATCCGTTTCAAGGCATCCGAAGCTCTGCCCGATTTCCATTCCTGCACGAAACGAAGCACCGCACTCAACATCACCATCGCCGTAATAACAATAACGGTCACCCATTCCCTGTCTTCCGGCGCGGCCATCAGGACATCTATCACCAGCGAAACAACCGCCAATGCCATCAATATACCGATAAAAGGATTGATAAAAGTTTTAATAAACATGATCAGCCAACGGTCACGTTTTTCGCGTACGATTTCGTTAGGCCCATGAAAACGTAAACGGTCTGTAACTTCTCCTTCCGTCAGTCCCTGACGTGAAGTGTCGAAATAACTGAACACAGATTTCAGTGGTTGGGTAGCAGCCAGGAACACCCGTTCGCTGTTGAAAGAGATTGCGTTGTTGTTCTTTCTTTTCTTTCTTCTGATCCACATGATAACTCTCTTTTGTGAAGCCCCCTGCTCCCAAAGCAGGAGGTCTCCGGTTTGGTATTCGTTTTATATCTCTCTTTTTGACAGCACAAAAGTAGAGACCCCCAGCCAGACAAGCCGTTAGAGAACTATTAGAAGGGTATTAGAGAACCATTAGAATTTTGCAGTTTACTTCTGCTTTCTAAATATTATACATATACATAATGAACAAACCAACAACATCACTCCTACCACCCAGTTTGAAAAAGAAAACTTCGCCACACTATTTCCCTGAAAAGATTCCGTATCAACCGAACGTCTCTCATCTGCCGAACCGGAACTAACAACCGATTCAGCCTCTACCTTCCCCTGCTCCTTAATAGCAACGCGGGTAACAGACTGTACCCCATCCGACCGACAGCTATCGAACACGACATGCTCTATACCGATCACCTTATTACGGGAAGCCTGATACAGCTTTCGCAACAACATACTATCATTATGAAGGCTATGCACCTCCCCCTTTATCTCTCGATGTTGCACTCTACGCCACCCGGCACTACAACCGGGCAGCAAAACAACCAACAAAACCACAGAAACAAACAAATTCCTCCCTCGCATATCCACACCTATCGCTTCCTTCATTTATTAATGATCACCTGATAACGATTCTCTCCATTTACCCGAAGCGACAAATGCAGGAATTTCTTCTGCTTATAAAGAATCGCCTGATCAAAAGGCAATTTGCTGAAAAGCAATACATCCAGTAACACCTTCGGATCAGGCACATAACAATCCGCCGCCTCTCCCTTCACATGCTGGCTCGAAGGCACGCCACCCACCAACCTGTTCACCTCCGGACTCCGGTAACCGCTTGTAATCGCGATCGGTTTCCCATAAGCAACCCGCAACGGCTGTAACAACCGTTTCACCAACTCCATCATGATCAATCTCACCTCAAACGGTGGCTCATTCAACAACCCATTCTCCACCGCCACCCTACTATACGTCATTTCCTCCCAGGTAAAATCCCTACTTATCCTCTCTCCCATTTTGTACCGATTTTATTTTATACGAATAATCCACCCCAAACAAAGCCCCGGCAAATGTGCAAGTCTCCCCGAAAGCCACCAGCACACTATTATGAATCTCCCCTTTCGGAGCAATCCAGAAACCGGAGAAGAGAAGTACAATCCCGCTCATCACAAGCAGGATTGCCATCACCAATTGAACAGTCAGCCTCTTTCTCATACATCCCCTTTCTTCTTACATCCCAACTGCCACCAGCCGACCGCCGACTCTATTCAATCACCGGTCTGTCATCCTCACCCGAATCTCCCTTCTTTTTCTTAGGTTTCGTATCTTCGTCCTCCTCGAACTTTACGATCTCACTCATCCAGCGCAGACTCGTTCCCGGCGAGAAGATCACACGTGCCTTCTTTATCATCGAAGCATTGAACGCCTCCTTCGTTTCAGCCCCTCCCGAACGGATCGAAAGACGGAAACTACCGAACTCGCCTACCTGCACAATACTCCCCGAACGAAGTTCCAGACTCATCGCCCAGTTCAGCGAATCCAATATCGCCTTCACATCCGCACTCGACATCGCCGAACGGCTGGAGATCAACTCACACAACTTCGCCATATCGCAGTAACTCGACGACCTCGCCATCGCATAAGTCTTCACCTTGTCCTTATCACCCCCACTAAGAACCTTACGCTGTACCTTTCTGAATTTTAATGTCATAGCTTTATACGTTTAATGATTAATACTAGAACTGAATTACTCGATTTCCGGTCTGTCTCCCGACCCCGAACCTTCCTCTTTTTTCTTAGGCTTCGTAGCTTCATCCTCCTCAAACTTCACGATCTCGCTCATCCAGCGCAGACTCGTTCCCGGCGAGAAGATCACACGCGCCTTCTTTATCATCGAAGCATTGAACGCCTCCTTCGTTTCAGCCCCTCCCGAACGGATCGAAAGACGAAAACTGCCGAACTCACCCACCTGAACGATACTTCCCGAACGAAGTTCCAAACTCATCGCCCAGTTTAGCGAATCCAGTATCGCCTTCACATCCGCACTCGACATCGCCGAACGACTGGAGATCAACTCACACAACTTCGCCATATCACAGTAACTCGACGACCTCGCCATCGCATAGGTCTTAACCTTGTCCTTATCATCCCCACTAAGAACCTTACGCTGCACCTTTCTGAATTTTAATGTCATAGCTTTTATACATTTAATGATTAATACGATTGTTTCCGGAGAACGAGACAAAGGTATGAGCAGGTAGATAGACGAAGATCAGCGCAAAACATTCGTGTAAAACAATGCATAATAAGACTTTAGAAGTAATCAAAATCTTAAAATACTATTTTCCACGAACCTTCACACTGATAAATCCAGGTTCTTATTTAACTTATATCAGTAGAACAATCATTATTCTGTAAGATTATCGATACCCTTTCGGATATTATTTTATCAGAGCCACAAAATAAATACCCGAAAGGGTATCAAATAAAAAACATTCATTATATTTGTACCCGAAGAGGTATCAAATATGAATAACTTATCATTAAATGAATACGTAAAATCAAAGCGCAAGTCGCTTGGATTATCACGTGAAGAACTTGCATTGAAAGCTGGTGTCGGTCTCCGCTTTCTACGTGAACTTGAACAAGGAAAAGAAACCTTGAAGATGGATAAAGTAAATCAAGTACTAAAACTGTTCGGAATGCAACTCGGTGCCATGCCTATGGACAGGAATAATTTAATAGAACCATGAAACAGGCTAAAATTTATATGTATAGTAATTTTATTTAACTTTTCAACAATGTATATTCAATATCATGCAAGTCCTAATTTCCTGAAAAATATCTGGTTACGCATTTTAGCATCATCAATAACTTTTTTAAAACTCTTTATTTCAATATATGCATTATAGTCTCTATTATAACCAAAATATCCTTGTTTATCTGGGCTTACTGATAAATTTGCAAAACGAGCAAATTCTTCTATTTTAGGAACAATGTCACAAACAATATAGATATATACAGGAGTTACATTTGGGTTAATAATTACTTCCTCCAATCCATCAGGCATTTCGTATCTACCAGCAAGTATCTTGCCTGCATAACGTAATGCTTGAGTAATAGGATTCTCATCATCAGGATAGTTGGTGCGTTTAGGGCGTTTAAATTCAACTATTGCAATAGGAGATGTAATTGCATTTTCTCCGTTACGATAGAACAAGCCACTTTCATAAAAAATAGCAAGATCCGGTTCTTTATGATCAACTTTAGAAATTACCTCGTCAGAAGCAATGTATTGAGTAAAGTTAAATCTTTCATCCAATAACCAAAGATTGTGGTCTTCGTATTCAACTTGTCTATCATCTTTAATCATAGGGAATATCAAATTATGCATTTCACTTTCCTTATGAGTCTTTCCGGTCTCTATCCTTCTACGTAAATTATCAAACAAATCAATAATTTTTCTTCTCTGACATACATAATGAACTAAATCATTTTTAGCTGTCTCCGTAACATTTTGCATTATATCATTTATAGCTGATTTGATAGAGTCATACTCACTCTCTTTAAGCTCCTCAAAAGATTGCTTTTCCTGTAGATCTTTTAACGCTAAACGCGCATTTAACTCTTTTTCAAACTTTATCTTTTGGAAACGCATCTCTAAATCAAAATCTGAGATTCCAATAGGTATAGATTCCATATCTACATCTTTCAGTAGAGTTTTATTCCATGGAGCAGAAGAATATACATAATGCTCTACCTTCTTTTTTTTATCAATAAATCGTTGATCAATGTCATCTTGGAAATATTCTTTTACAATTACTGCAACTTCTCTCAGAATTTGTTTTTCAGACAAATCAGAATATATATCATCTTCCTTTCCAAAAATAAAGCCATCACGCTCTGTAGTTACATTAGTATCAAGATAATCTCCTTGAACATATGCTTTAACCATATAATTCTTTTGAATACCATTGTCAGTTAACTCAAACAAAGTTTCTTTGAACTCAGGAACAAAATTATGTAAGGCACTATCTATAACCTCACGCATATTTGCTGTTAGACAAATTTTATTTGTAATAGCCGAATAATAAATTTTATAAACTTTCACTGTAAAATTCCAATCATTTTCTTTACCACGTAAAACAAGTGTTTTATCTATGCCTATTTGTTGAATATTCGAATCCGGTCCAATATAATCATTTAATACTATTTGATTAGACCCATCTTCTTCTTTAATTGTTATCTTAGGAGTATACTTACCTCCTGTCACAAAAAACACTAGCAAACGCTCTGCTAATTTACGTGCTATAACGTCAAGACCTTTATCTAAATCACAATCTTTTATCAAAGTTAAATGCAGAATAGTTCCAGTATGAATATTATCCGTAAACTCTATATTTTCTACTTTTTCATTTTCGATTATTTCATCTGCATGTCCAAATGTAAAAGAACGTTTCTTATAATTACCATTCTCACTATATACACTCTCAACAGCAACATGATTAAAATATTTCAGATACATAAATCGTCCAAATCCTTTTCCTCCTTTTTTTATTTTAAAACCACTACGATATGTATCAAATGAATCTTTATTTTCTTCAGTAAACCCTATACCATTATCTACTATATCAATAGAAACAATATCTGTAAGACTACAGGAAGAATCTAATTCAAGAAGTTGTTGAGCACTACGTTTAACAATAATGTCTATAATACCATCAACCCTTTCTGCCTCAATAGCATCTATAGAATTACAAACAGCTTCTATGATAGGTGTTAGACTTGTCGTCCTAGACTTAATATCTTTAACAATTCGATCAATATTAATCTTACTCATATTTATATTGTATGAAGTTCTAGTGATTCTAATGCAGAGAATAATAAAATAATTCAACATCTAAAAATATTTGAGAGAAATTATTTTTCATTGCCTGACTCAATGAAACACTAAAAAATACATAACCTCAGTTTGAAAAATAAAATTTGTCTCTATTATTTGCGCATTATTATCTCTGCTATTCCTCTATTTGTACATTAATTGCTTGAACACGTCCTTTATTATCTGGGCTAGTTATACAGTATTTCACTTTTTTATTCTCCAAATTTTCAAATACTAGTCCCGGATTCTTACTTTGCTGAAAAAAAATATCACTAGTCGCCCAACTGATATAACCACAATATTTTCCAGCACTATTTTTCATTACTTTTTTAACTTTACCGGAATATACATTGATCACTTCTGATTGTATTACGACTGGATTATTAGTAAAATCAGACACATCTTTTATTAGTAACTCTGTGAACTCTGGAATATCTTTAATAGCATATTTACTTTTATTCAAATTATCAATCCAAAATCTTTTTGACCTATAAAAAATCTTAGCCGATATTTCAAATTTTTCATGTGCTTTTTTTATATCATATAAATTTTTTAAAATTTTATCTGCATAAATATCAACATTTTTCTCCATCAACAAATTAGGGCATTTGCCTGCAACTAATCGACAAAAAACCATTAACAAATGTGCCTTATATGCTTTTAGATCTTTATGAATTTTTTGTTCTCGAAACAGTTTTTCTAGTGTATAAAATGCATATGAAACAGCGAAATATGGAAGTTTTGAATGAGACTCTTGAAAAATATCATTAGCAAATTCTTTAAGCAAAATAGACTCATGCTTATGCGACAAATATGGTTTTTCTTTGATTACACCTATACAATATTGAGTTAATATTCTTAAATTAATTTTTTGTATCGGTTTTATCGTAGGATTATGAGCATATTGTTTAGTTCTCCTCTCATAATATATTTTATCCTGAAAATCAGCAATATAAACATTGAAAAAACGTTCTAAATCTTTATGAAATTTTTTAGTTGTCTCAAATGCTTCTTCCAACACGATACTTTGACGATTTGTTCCTTTTACTATTTCATTTGCTATATCATCATTTCTAGTAGCTATTAACTTAATGACTAGAGTAATAGAACTAATATCAAGATTCGATTCTTTAGCTTTGTATAAAACATGGCAAGTTTGACATCCATTTACTATTTGTGGATTTTCTATTTTAAGCTTTCTATTATTAGGAATAAATTCATCACAAACAATAGCGATTCCATTATTTAATAATATAAATTTTTGTGGAGATTCTGAAATAGTTTCTAGAATTTCTGTATTAACGGTATTTTCTCCTTGATAATCTCTTACATTATCATCAAAAAGTGATTTTCTAATGACCCCTTCATCTGTTGTTATAAGTTTATACAATTCAGTAGCACTACATAAAACCATACATGAATTCTCAACACCTTCAACAGAAGTAAGTCCCATCGTATCTATCACATCAATAATTATTGAAAATTTATTTTCATTACTGTCTAGTATATTTCTAAAATATTCACTGTCTATAAAATAAAAATCAACCTTAGAACATATGTTCGTATTTAATATATCTTTTTTAGCTTGCTCCACAGTTCCAATATGCAAGGGGTCATTATTCCATTTTCCCATAACAACATAGTACATCCTAACAATAGGAGACTCTTTCCAATAATATGTTATATCATCACTTACTAAATATTCCTTTATTCTAAAAGCATTTTCTAGTTTTTCGTTTAAAGGAATCATTGGCCTTTCTGACAAAAAATTTCTAACCCCTGTAATAAATGCGCCAATTTCAGTTGCACTAAAATGAGATTTATTTTTAGATTGAATAAAAATGAATTCAATACTTAATCTTGAAGACTTAGATATAATATCTTTAATTTCATCTATACTTTTAACTAACATCCCATTTACTTTTATACTAATTCCATCAATTCCTGTATCTCCAGGGCCACCAACACATACAGAGTCTATCAATTCAGAATCTGCAGAAAAAGCATCAGGCTGATGTTGAATTAAAATAGCAGAATTCACAAACTGCTCAAAGGCTTCATTTTCAGAAAGTTTCAATAAGCCATAATTTTCACAATATTTTTTAAATCTAGCATTGATTATAGGTTCGTTCGTCATAATATTATTTTTTTATGTTATAATACAAAAGTAATAAAAAAAGCAATAAAAAGAGAAACAAAAAATAAGATAATTAACCAACAGAGGTTAATTATAAAATGGATAAAAGGAGGCAAAGTAAAAACTATCAAGAAGGCAACTAAAACCTCACTCCTCTAACAGTTTATATTCTATTGATTTACAAATTATTATACACACAACAATAAAAAAAATCAAAATACTGGAGTCACAAAGAGTACTACCTGTTTAAACCTGTCGTCAATCAAGTTGAGATATCTCCTTACATGATACAGCAAATGGAGGTAGCAATACTTTTACTAAAGGTATTCAAATCGAAGGATAAGTACTATTCGGTCACTGTGGAGATGTGTGTACGACAAAACGATTGGCATTATTACCGAAAAACGATCCCGAAAACAATCACTGCAACATAATTTATAATAGTTTATGTAGTCTATTCAGTAACTTAAATCAAATGTAGCCTCCCCACCCCAAAGCTTTCTCCCTATCCTCATCCCTACATCTCAAATATTTACTACCTTTGCCGCCAATTGTAAATCATAAAACGAAACGTCATGAGTAAATATCCATTTATGCTGATTACGTGCCTGTTTATTGCACAATCTGCTTTTGCGCAATCATATTCCAAATACTTTCGCCTGGAAAATCAGGATACCGTCAACTTTACCTTTACAGTGAGGAAACCTGATATTAAGGCAATAGACTGTTATCCTCAACAAATTACTCAAATATCGAAAAACGGAGATAACTACGAAATATCACTCACCACTATCAACCCCTACCTGGATGGAAGCAAACTGGCTAAAATGAAAGAAGCCAAGTATGACAAATCACGGGAATACGACAGAGAGATCACTAGATTTTTGCAATCTACTCCGTTGATAGATGCACAAAATGAACACGTTAGACAAATTGCCGATACACTGTTCAAAGATGAAACACAGACCTTTGTCATAATAGAGAAAGCCCTTAAATTTGTCTATACCTATCTGTCACCTTCCGACTCCATTGCCAAACAGATCGATGCAGGGATTTGCAGAACCGTAGATGTCAATACAGTTATCCAGACAAGGAAAGGTACTTGTAGCGAATATACTAATCTATTTACCGCATTGATGCGCTATATGAATATACCGACCCGTTTTGCAGTAGGATATTGTTATGTTCCCGAATGGAAAGCCGAAAGTACCCATGCTTGGCCCGAATGCTATATAGAAGGTGCAGGTTGGTGTTCTGTCGATCCGACTTTTCCTTCATATATCTCCCCACATTTTGGTATGGTTAGGATGCGCTACGGAATAGATTACGAAGACTGCGACATCAGAACCCTAAATTATGACATCGAGCCGATCGAGTTTACAAAGAAATGACCCAATGACGACAGAAGATAAAAGAAAGTATTTTGAAAATAGGGAAGATTGGAGAAAGTGGTTGACAGACAACTTTGAAACCAAAAACGAAATTTGGTTTGTCTTCCCTTGTAAGTCGTCAGACAAAAAAAGTATTACATACAACGACGCTGTTGAAGAAGCCCTTTGTTTCGAGTGGATCGACAGTACGATAAAAACACTTGACAAAGAACATAAAATTCAGCGCTTCACGCCTAGAAACCCTAAAAGTACATACTCGCAAGCCAACAAAGAAAGACTTAAATGGTTATTGGAAAATAAAATGATACACCCTAAATTTGAGGATAAAATAAGAACTATTTTATCTGACCCTTTTATTTTTCCAGATGATATAATTGACAGATTGAAAGAAGATAAAACAGCATGGAAAAACTATCTGCACTTCTCCGACCCATATAAACGTATCCGAATTGCATACATTGAAGCAGCCAGGAAACGGCCTAAAGAATTTAAAAAACGACTAAACAACTTTATCAATAAAACGAGAGAAAATAAAATAATAACCGGATTCGGCGGAATCGGAAAATACTATTAACGCCCATAAAATCCGGCATACAATGAAAAAACATAATACACATTGAAATAATCACCTATATATCAGCCTTTTTCATATATTTGTATCCTATACTATTATACAGATCACTTTCGGAGATACTATAACACTTAAAAACAGATAAGATGAAAAAAGTAATTTTTGCAGGCGGGATATATAACATATTCTTCGTACTATTTCACATCGGATTTTGGAAAATATGGGACTGGAACACAGAACTGGAAAAGCTGTCATTCACCAATAAATGGATCATGCCTATTCTAAATGTTCAAATAATCTACTACTTTATCTTTACTGCGGTGATTTGTTTTGCGTTTCATAAAGAACTATTTACAACAAAACTTGGGAAATGTTTCCTGATGGGTACTGCTGGATTCTGGTTTATTCGAGCAATTCAACAATTTGTATTTTGGGAACTAGGTGCAGTCTCTACAATTATCGGGGTATTATTTTTTTTATTGGGATCGGTTTTGTTTCTTATTCCGGCAATACGTAAACAAACAACAGGTACTATTGAATAACGTAAACCCGCATCCAAGTTTTACAGAACTTTATTCAATACACCCCACAAAATTCTACCAGCGTCATCTTGCCGATCAACACTAACGCCTCTTCGTAAGCAATCTCATCCTTGCCGATATGTCCGGCAAGTGTTCCGACCTTTCCGCAAATCTGGAAACAGATCAGAACGGACATAGCAATATGATTTATAGAGGTTTGTGCAGTCCGTTCAACGACTTCTGTCAAGTGAAGCATTCGGATAAACAAGACAGGATACCGGAGCGGACAGCGAAGGCAAGACATAACGGTTCTTTGTATTATAAAATCGATATATGACTGGCGGTCATGGATGATTACTTCCCGAATGAATTTCTGGTGTTTTTTAGGTAAGGTAGACCATATCGTGAAGGCTAACTTATAAATCTTTTCACGTAAATGGTTGCGGCCATCTTTCGACATTTTATCGATACTTCGGTTGAAAACTCTCGCATCGGGCACCTTACCATTGGGGAATAATGCTTCTAATTTATTTAGCTTCTTCATGATATATTCTGATAGGCATTGAATAATTAATAGGGAAAATCACATAACAGATGTATTGGGACACAGATTTAAAATCCATCAGATTAAAAATCTGCACCCCAAATACAATCTATTTTCAGGGATTCAACTCTTCGAGTAAAAACTTTCCGGGTTTGAACTTAACACTTGTACGTGCCGGGATCATATAAGAAACACCTGTTCGGGGATTTCGCCCTTCCCGCTCATTTTGTTTCCAGGGCACGAAACTGCCGAACCCCTGTAACACAACAGAAGTATTCTGCTTGATCGCTTCCGTCAATACTACCTGAAAGGTATTTACAAATTTACGCGACTGTTCTTGCGTGACATGCATCTGTACAGCCAATTCGTTTACTAAATCTGCTTTGTTCATAATCTGTTATATATATATTATTTTTTAATTTTAAAGACCGATCACTTGACTTCACGGACACAGCGAACATACCGTGAATAAGCAGCGTTACCGTTATCAAACGTACCTCTGACAATGTTTATCATGCATCGGGCATAAGATTTAGTTGAATATACCGAGCTACTCCAATACATATAATCCTCAAATGCACCATCAAAAGCATTAGAGTCGTTTTTATACTTATTTCTAATTGCATACAATTCTATTAAAGTAGGTATCCGCCAACCATCCTTTTTTTTCGTACAGTATACTGTTGCCTCAGTATTGTAACCATAATAAGCCTGAGTCGTATCCACCTCAATAATATAGGTTTCTTCCAGAGTGTAATTTTGGGAGTTCCCTTTATAATCAACATATTCCGCCGATGACACATTTCCTTGATCATAAGCAAAGGGAAGATAACCAACATCTGGTACTTCAGTCTTCTCATAAAAAGGTCGATCTGCAACAAAAGCATCTACCAGATTTTGATCAATCACAGCCGTATTTTTTATACCTTTTTCTTGTTTTACTGTAACCGTTTTTGAATGGTTTCCCCCTTTCACTGCGATAATAAACGTTGCAGAACGAGCTTCACCCCAAATATTGGCCTCTGCATTAAACGTCAAAGTTTGATCACTCCCTATCGCTACAGAATTTTCAATATCTGATGATATTGCAATACTACTACCATCCTCACGAGTCACAGTCCACGGTAAACCTTCTGTTCCATTCACAGTTACAAAATCGGAACTCTCCGTATTCGGCAAATCTATCTCACCTTTAGATACAGTAAAAGTTGAACCAGACTGCTTAATAGCCACATCCTTTGTTATATTTCCGGCTTTTACCGATATATTACCGGTATTCTCTGTGCTATTCAAATTGAGTTCGCTCGTTTTATATCCAAAATCCTGTTCGTTACCATCGGTAGTACCGGAAGTTGTACCCGTCAATACCAACCAATCAGGCGAGGTTGCAGAATATAATAATCCAGGAGTCCCCTTAAATGTTAATGTGCCGCTGGCATCTGCTGTAGCTGCCAATGTGATCGGATCACCGGAAGCAGTCAACTCTGAAGCTTTTTGAGTTACTTTGATATCCTTCGTCAAGCCGGCATCTGTTCCGCTGACCGCATTACCGACCTTTACAGTGATTGCCCCCTCACGAGTAGAAGCATCCGGATTAACAGCAGCATCAAAAGTAATCTTCTGGGCTGTACCGGTTGTTGGAGTTCCCGAAGTCCCACCCGTTAATGAAATCCAACCGTCGGGTGGTACACTGGCTGCCCAATCCAAACCGGGGGTTGCCGTAAACGAAGACTCGCCACTTCCTCCTTTGGCTGCTATATCGCTCAGCGTAGAACCCGTTACAGTAGCCCCCGACTGTTCTACGGTTATTTCCTGTTTCAAACGAATATAAGCAGGATCACCCACGGATGCCCCGGCTTTCACTATTATCTTTCCGCTGCGCACCTGGGACGATGGATTGACAGCCGTCGCTTTTACTTTCAACGTTTGCTCACCGTCCGGAGCCTCACTACCCGATGTTGCCGAATTAGAGAAATCCAGCCAACCGTCACCGTTTAAAGCAGCCAGCCATTGCAAGCCTTCAGTTGCAGTAAAAGTCGATTCTCCTTCCGAATCCGTTACTGCCGCCAACGAAATATCCTTTCCTTTTGTCAGGGTCGAACCGCTTTGAATGACCGTTATTTCCTGATCCTCTCCATTTACATCTATATTAAAAGAGACAGATCTCTCTTCCGCTTTCGGATTGGCCTCCACAGCCTTAAAGACGACATTGGCAGGCCCCTGATGTGTTATGGTTGCCCCCGGCTTGATCTCACTGCCGTCCAACAAGGCTGACAACCAGGGAGGCATATCGAACACCCACTGCTGCCCCGGACGGGCTGTGATCTGTATCTCTTTTTCACCGCCTTTCTTAGCGGGCATTCTGGTCGAATCGACCTCGATAGGAGGTATCTCACCGACAGTAATACGTTCGTCGGAAACGTCTATACCTATCAAAGTCACATTCATGGTATAGTGGGAATTGCGTACAATATCATAATTGTTCTTGTCGCTACCGGGATAAAACCGGAACGTAACATCTTTATACGATACTCCACCCTGCACAGCCTCTCCGGTCAGTTCGATACAGGTTGCATTCGTCACACCCGTTCCGATCTTCTTTTTTTCAACGT encodes the following:
- a CDS encoding AIPR family protein, producing MTNEPIINARFKKYCENYGLLKLSENEAFEQFVNSAILIQHQPDAFSADSELIDSVCVGGPGDTGIDGISIKVNGMLVKSIDEIKDIISKSSRLSIEFIFIQSKNKSHFSATEIGAFITGVRNFLSERPMIPLNEKLENAFRIKEYLVSDDITYYWKESPIVRMYYVVMGKWNNDPLHIGTVEQAKKDILNTNICSKVDFYFIDSEYFRNILDSNENKFSIIIDVIDTMGLTSVEGVENSCMVLCSATELYKLITTDEGVIRKSLFDDNVRDYQGENTVNTEILETISESPQKFILLNNGIAIVCDEFIPNNRKLKIENPQIVNGCQTCHVLYKAKESNLDISSITLVIKLIATRNDDIANEIVKGTNRQSIVLEEAFETTKKFHKDLERFFNVYIADFQDKIYYERRTKQYAHNPTIKPIQKINLRILTQYCIGVIKEKPYLSHKHESILLKEFANDIFQESHSKLPYFAVSYAFYTLEKLFREQKIHKDLKAYKAHLLMVFCRLVAGKCPNLLMEKNVDIYADKILKNLYDIKKAHEKFEISAKIFYRSKRFWIDNLNKSKYAIKDIPEFTELLIKDVSDFTNNPVVIQSEVINVYSGKVKKVMKNSAGKYCGYISWATSDIFFQQSKNPGLVFENLENKKVKYCITSPDNKGRVQAINVQIEE
- a CDS encoding transglutaminase-like domain-containing protein, encoding MSKYPFMLITCLFIAQSAFAQSYSKYFRLENQDTVNFTFTVRKPDIKAIDCYPQQITQISKNGDNYEISLTTINPYLDGSKLAKMKEAKYDKSREYDREITRFLQSTPLIDAQNEHVRQIADTLFKDETQTFVIIEKALKFVYTYLSPSDSIAKQIDAGICRTVDVNTVIQTRKGTCSEYTNLFTALMRYMNIPTRFAVGYCYVPEWKAESTHAWPECYIEGAGWCSVDPTFPSYISPHFGMVRMRYGIDYEDCDIRTLNYDIEPIEFTKK
- a CDS encoding helix-turn-helix domain-containing protein, with amino-acid sequence MNNLSLNEYVKSKRKSLGLSREELALKAGVGLRFLRELEQGKETLKMDKVNQVLKLFGMQLGAMPMDRNNLIEP
- a CDS encoding HU family DNA-binding protein, coding for MTLKFRKVQRKVLSGGDKDKVKTYAMARSSSYCDMAKLCELISSRSAMSSADVKAILDSLNWAMSLELRSGSIVQVGEFGSFRLSIRSGGAETKEAFNASMIKKARVIFSPGTSLRWMSEIVKFEEDEDTKPKKKKGDSGEDDRPVIE
- a CDS encoding HU family DNA-binding protein, encoding MTLKFRKVQRKVLSGDDKDKVKTYAMARSSSYCDMAKLCELISSRSAMSSADVKAILDSLNWAMSLELRSGSIVQVGEFGSFRLSIRSGGAETKEAFNASMIKKARVIFSPGTSLRWMSEIVKFEEDEATKPKKKEEGSGSGDRPEIE
- a CDS encoding ATPase yields the protein MSKINIDRIVKDIKSRTTSLTPIIEAVCNSIDAIEAERVDGIIDIIVKRSAQQLLELDSSCSLTDIVSIDIVDNGIGFTEENKDSFDTYRSGFKIKKGGKGFGRFMYLKYFNHVAVESVYSENGNYKKRSFTFGHADEIIENEKVENIEFTDNIHTGTILHLTLIKDCDLDKGLDVIARKLAERLLVFFVTGGKYTPKITIKEEDGSNQIVLNDYIGPDSNIQQIGIDKTLVLRGKENDWNFTVKVYKIYYSAITNKICLTANMREVIDSALHNFVPEFKETLFELTDNGIQKNYMVKAYVQGDYLDTNVTTERDGFIFGKEDDIYSDLSEKQILREVAVIVKEYFQDDIDQRFIDKKKKVEHYVYSSAPWNKTLLKDVDMESIPIGISDFDLEMRFQKIKFEKELNARLALKDLQEKQSFEELKESEYDSIKSAINDIMQNVTETAKNDLVHYVCQRRKIIDLFDNLRRRIETGKTHKESEMHNLIFPMIKDDRQVEYEDHNLWLLDERFNFTQYIASDEVISKVDHKEPDLAIFYESGLFYRNGENAITSPIAIVEFKRPKRTNYPDDENPITQALRYAGKILAGRYEMPDGLEEVIINPNVTPVYIYIVCDIVPKIEEFARFANLSVSPDKQGYFGYNRDYNAYIEIKSFKKVIDDAKMRNQIFFRKLGLA
- a CDS encoding D-Ala-D-Ala carboxypeptidase family metallohydrolase, with product MGERISRDFTWEEMTYSRVAVENGLLNEPPFEVRLIMMELVKRLLQPLRVAYGKPIAITSGYRSPEVNRLVGGVPSSQHVKGEAADCYVPDPKVLLDVLLFSKLPFDQAILYKQKKFLHLSLRVNGENRYQVIINK